A genomic stretch from Candidatus Bathyarchaeota archaeon includes:
- a CDS encoding flavodoxin family protein: MNDIRRVLGIVASPHNSGNTARLVKEVLRGGEENGYRTEMQCLGTLNINPVVASVSDEESIWSQHSNKPYGVSMPIDDMEQISSSLEKMSVFVFGTPIYYDHVSARAKIFIDRLIQYQDERVKNRFPRNVRAVIIVTYEWEKPEAYSGVVNWLKHTFEAYFKMKVIASLQAENTVKNPVANRSDLLQKAHQIGRNL, translated from the coding sequence ATGAACGATATCAGGAGAGTGTTAGGGATTGTGGCTAGTCCCCACAATTCAGGAAACACAGCTCGACTAGTTAAGGAGGTTCTTAGAGGTGGAGAAGAAAACGGATATAGAACAGAGATGCAATGTCTGGGAACCTTAAATATAAACCCAGTAGTTGCATCTGTTTCAGATGAAGAATCCATATGGAGTCAACATTCAAACAAACCCTATGGAGTAAGTATGCCGATAGACGATATGGAGCAGATTTCTTCATCTCTTGAGAAAATGAGTGTGTTTGTTTTTGGAACTCCCATTTACTACGATCATGTTAGTGCTCGTGCAAAGATATTCATCGATCGCCTAATCCAATATCAAGATGAAAGGGTAAAGAATCGTTTTCCTAGAAATGTTCGCGCGGTAATCATAGTAACCTACGAGTGGGAAAAGCCAGAAGCTTATAGTGGCGTTGTGAATTGGTTAAAGCATACATTTGAGGCTTATTTCAAAATGAAAGTTATCGCGTCACTACAGGCTGAAAACACAGTAAAGAATCCTGTGGCTAACAGAAGCGATCTATTGCAGAAAGCTCATCAAATAGGAAGAAACCTGTAA
- a CDS encoding FAD-binding protein — MPCMHALLSKIQFFVHEFWWKSFSSIEPTDDCRGAKMRGKDNVYDIVIIGSGPAGLSAGINAARSGLRTLILETEEFAGKAMGTSLYENYPGFPDGIIAAELVERMQKQASKFDAETRYREEVVDLDLKQDLKKVTTSKTTYETLTLVIATGTQRRKLNVPGETKFIGRGVSYCRVCDGPFFKGLKVAVVGFTKDAITDAILLSEIAKEVFLITQGERINVPKKLMKRLLQKTNAKIVRGRVVTILGEHVVKTMEIELENKEELVERINGIFVSLGKVPATEIVEKAGVVVDEKGCVKVDRWQRTNIEGVFAAGDCTCGGMQAVTAVGEGAMASLKALRYIERMKKE; from the coding sequence ATGCCCTGCATGCATGCATTGTTGTCTAAGATCCAATTTTTCGTGCATGAATTTTGGTGGAAAAGTTTTTCTTCAATTGAGCCAACAGATGATTGCAGAGGAGCTAAAATGAGGGGAAAAGACAACGTTTACGATATAGTAATTATTGGGTCTGGTCCTGCTGGCTTATCGGCAGGAATAAATGCGGCCAGATCGGGCTTAAGAACTCTGATTCTGGAGACTGAAGAATTTGCCGGAAAAGCCATGGGAACTTCCTTATACGAGAATTACCCCGGCTTCCCTGATGGAATAATAGCAGCAGAACTTGTAGAAAGAATGCAGAAACAAGCTTCAAAGTTTGATGCAGAAACAAGGTATCGTGAAGAAGTAGTCGATCTCGACTTGAAGCAAGACCTGAAAAAAGTCACCACAAGCAAAACTACGTACGAAACCCTTACTTTGGTGATAGCAACTGGAACCCAGAGGAGAAAACTGAATGTTCCTGGAGAGACCAAGTTCATTGGAAGAGGCGTCAGCTATTGCAGAGTTTGCGATGGACCTTTTTTCAAAGGATTGAAAGTTGCAGTTGTTGGATTTACCAAAGACGCAATAACAGACGCAATACTACTATCTGAAATAGCCAAAGAGGTATTTCTAATCACCCAAGGTGAAAGAATCAACGTTCCAAAAAAATTGATGAAAAGACTCCTGCAGAAAACAAACGCGAAAATAGTTAGAGGAAGAGTAGTCACTATTTTGGGAGAGCACGTTGTGAAGACTATGGAAATCGAGCTTGAAAACAAGGAAGAACTGGTCGAGCGAATCAATGGCATTTTTGTATCTTTGGGTAAGGTACCAGCTACTGAAATCGTTGAAAAGGCTGGAGTAGTAGTAGATGAGAAAGGATGCGTAAAAGTGGATCGTTGGCAAAGAACTAACATCGAAGGTGTTTTTGCAGCTGGTGACTGTACATGTGGTGGAATGCAGGCTGTAACGGCGGTGGGAGAAGGAGCTATGGCATCCCTTAAAGCCTTGAGATATATCGAGCGAATGAAAAAAGAATGA
- a CDS encoding endonuclease/exonuclease/phosphatase family protein, protein MYVTVGTFNLNNLFSRFNFKGEIDAIRRLDTTLDGELKYEFAVGDTWKIRTYRGGLVKAKEAKDLDWIAKRIKEINVDVLAIQEVEDIDTLHQFNRENLDWMYRYVVLVEGNDPRLIDVGVLSKLPIGGISSWQHAVHPDDPTRAVFGRDLLEVEILNPSRSRKLFTIFNNHLKSHYVDFREDQVAGEQSNNVRRTHQAEMVAEIAKARTRPNSRFVILGDMNDPPNSPCLQPLVGDSELQLTNALSNPRETRSSKPDTPPPPSTAWTHRYKQPRYPAKYELYDQIWLSPALSNKQKEAWIDRRKRHTGDGSDHDPAWIKIRL, encoded by the coding sequence ATGTATGTGACCGTTGGAACGTTCAACCTGAACAATCTTTTTTCACGCTTTAATTTTAAAGGCGAGATTGACGCGATCCGCCGTTTAGATACCACATTAGATGGCGAGTTAAAGTATGAATTCGCTGTTGGCGACACATGGAAAATACGCACTTATCGAGGCGGACTTGTGAAAGCCAAAGAGGCCAAAGACCTAGACTGGATCGCAAAGCGTATCAAGGAAATAAACGTTGACGTGTTGGCAATCCAAGAGGTTGAAGACATTGATACTTTGCACCAGTTTAACCGTGAAAACCTAGACTGGATGTATCGATATGTTGTTCTGGTCGAGGGTAATGACCCGCGTCTCATAGACGTCGGCGTCCTCTCCAAGCTCCCAATTGGTGGAATTAGCTCGTGGCAACATGCAGTGCATCCCGATGATCCGACTCGCGCTGTCTTTGGTCGCGACTTGCTTGAAGTTGAGATCCTGAACCCCTCTCGATCTAGAAAACTCTTCACAATCTTCAACAACCATCTCAAAAGCCATTACGTGGACTTCAGGGAAGACCAGGTCGCTGGTGAGCAATCGAACAATGTGCGTCGCACTCACCAAGCCGAGATGGTTGCAGAAATCGCCAAAGCGCGAACACGTCCTAACAGTCGCTTCGTCATATTGGGTGACATGAATGATCCACCAAACTCACCCTGTCTTCAGCCTCTTGTAGGAGATTCAGAACTTCAACTGACCAATGCATTGTCAAACCCAAGGGAAACCCGATCCTCAAAGCCTGACACACCACCACCGCCATCCACAGCATGGACACACCGGTACAAGCAACCCCGCTACCCAGCAAAGTACGAGTTATATGACCAAATCTGGCTGAGCCCTGCACTGTCGAATAAACAGAAGGAGGCTTGGATCGACCGTCGAAAAAGGCATACTGGAGATGGGAGCGATCATGATCCGGCGTGGATAAAAATACGCCTGTAA
- a CDS encoding aldo/keto reductase — translation MKKRRLGRTGLQVSVAGFGGIPIIALSRNEAEKVIRYAYKRGINYFDTARAYGDSEEKIGVALKDVRDQVIIATKTHQRTKEDAARAGLKQSLKNLQTDRIDIVQLHGIDSEEVLKKAISSEGALNALEEAKTQGKIDYIGLSGHNPHVLAKAIKTGKFDTVLVPLNVLDRKATEDLIPLAKELDIGVIIMKAMGGCGAPLQYPQWGARFLGKPELDWPDPSEFVAHFGKDGIERAEHSLRFVLAHDIDTVIPGLRSTEEVDYIIKVAEDFSSLTTKEKTVYKFGKLPPEPFCRECGLCMPCPDGVEIPKILRWDIYYSFYNIKKWTREQYPKLRTRVNSCTECGKCEEKCPYHLPVISMLKQAEKSLE, via the coding sequence ATGAAGAAAAGAAGACTCGGAAGAACAGGTCTACAGGTTTCAGTTGCGGGTTTCGGAGGCATACCCATAATAGCGCTCTCAAGGAATGAGGCAGAGAAGGTCATAAGATACGCCTACAAGAGAGGCATCAATTATTTTGATACAGCAAGAGCCTACGGAGATAGTGAAGAGAAGATAGGAGTAGCATTGAAAGATGTGAGGGATCAAGTAATCATAGCGACCAAAACTCACCAGAGAACTAAAGAGGATGCTGCCCGAGCGGGTCTCAAGCAGAGCCTTAAGAACCTGCAAACCGATCGAATAGACATTGTTCAACTCCACGGCATCGATAGCGAAGAAGTACTTAAGAAAGCAATCAGTTCTGAAGGGGCTTTAAATGCCCTTGAGGAAGCCAAGACTCAGGGGAAAATTGATTACATAGGACTCAGTGGTCACAATCCCCATGTTCTAGCAAAGGCCATCAAAACTGGAAAATTTGACACTGTTCTAGTACCGTTGAATGTCCTTGATAGAAAAGCTACCGAGGATCTAATTCCTCTAGCTAAAGAATTAGATATAGGCGTTATTATCATGAAAGCAATGGGAGGATGTGGAGCCCCGTTACAGTATCCTCAGTGGGGTGCCCGATTTCTGGGCAAGCCTGAGCTGGATTGGCCTGATCCATCAGAGTTCGTTGCTCATTTTGGAAAAGATGGAATTGAAAGAGCAGAGCATTCTCTGCGGTTCGTACTAGCGCATGACATAGACACCGTCATACCTGGACTGCGTTCTACAGAAGAAGTAGACTATATCATTAAGGTCGCAGAAGATTTCAGTAGCCTTACCACTAAAGAGAAGACAGTCTACAAATTCGGAAAACTACCACCAGAACCATTCTGCCGAGAATGTGGACTGTGCATGCCATGTCCTGACGGCGTCGAAATACCGAAGATCCTAAGGTGGGATATCTACTACAGCTTCTACAACATAAAGAAATGGACTAGAGAACAATATCCAAAACTACGCACAAGAGTAAACAGTTGTACAGAATGTGGCAAGTGCGAGGAAAAATGCCCGTATCATCTCCCCGTAATTAGTATGCTCAAACAAGCGGAGAAGAGTTTAGAATAA